In Synechocystis sp. PCC 6714, the following are encoded in one genomic region:
- a CDS encoding DUF3084 domain-containing protein, with amino-acid sequence MTSAYILVLSVLILGGIIAALGDHLGSKVGKARLRLFKLRPRQTAVVLTVITGTLISASTLGILFTFSKSLREGVFQLDDILGQLRVAKAELEEASRAKEEIESELSAVRQEQQLVQERSRELDRNYNQALQLLRRVSQQSRNLRREVANLSTERAELNEQKDNLLAEAAELQSQVKLRDQELSKRQERIAQQEQVLTRQQKQVRSLEQRFASLEAQRQQLQAEINQRDAKIDQLDQAIAAKDNDIQVREDKLQGLETELSFLQREVEELERYYQDYQELRGQQIAILRGQLLAFGALKVVNTEAISGAVDQLLRQANRTALQLVKTPNMPVPDEPIVRVTTAQVDNIRSQLQPGQEYVIRVLSAGNYVQEEREIRVFFDVVPNRQVFRESETIATISLESSDFSEADVQKRIDYLLAAAQFRARREGILGPIQVEDGRIKTLIDFIEQLQRQSDNPPNEVRAIAAENTSVVGPLKIRIIALRGSQVVFEN; translated from the coding sequence ATGACCAGTGCTTATATTCTGGTTCTTTCTGTCCTAATTTTGGGCGGTATCATTGCTGCGTTGGGGGATCATTTAGGCAGTAAGGTGGGCAAAGCTCGCCTGCGCTTATTTAAACTCCGCCCCCGACAAACAGCGGTGGTGCTGACGGTGATCACTGGCACTCTAATTTCTGCTTCCACCTTGGGTATTCTCTTCACTTTCAGCAAGTCCCTACGGGAGGGAGTATTTCAACTGGACGACATTCTTGGTCAGCTGAGGGTGGCCAAGGCAGAATTGGAGGAAGCGAGTCGGGCAAAGGAAGAAATTGAGTCGGAACTGAGTGCGGTGCGCCAAGAACAGCAGTTGGTACAGGAACGGAGTCGGGAGTTGGACCGGAACTATAACCAAGCGTTGCAACTATTGCGGCGGGTGTCCCAGCAGTCCCGCAATCTGCGTCGAGAAGTGGCTAATCTTTCCACGGAGAGGGCAGAGTTAAATGAGCAAAAGGACAACCTGTTGGCCGAGGCTGCGGAACTACAGAGCCAGGTCAAACTGAGGGATCAGGAGTTGTCGAAGCGCCAGGAACGCATTGCCCAACAAGAACAAGTCCTCACCCGCCAACAGAAGCAGGTGCGCTCATTGGAGCAACGTTTTGCCTCCTTAGAAGCCCAACGCCAACAGCTACAGGCGGAAATTAATCAACGGGACGCCAAAATTGATCAACTCGACCAGGCGATCGCCGCTAAAGACAATGATATCCAAGTGCGGGAAGACAAGTTGCAGGGGCTAGAAACGGAGCTGAGTTTTTTGCAAAGGGAGGTAGAGGAGCTAGAACGTTACTACCAAGATTATCAGGAGTTGCGGGGGCAACAAATCGCCATTTTGCGGGGCCAATTATTGGCCTTTGGGGCTCTAAAGGTGGTAAATACGGAGGCCATCAGTGGAGCAGTAGATCAACTATTACGCCAAGCTAATCGCACTGCCCTACAACTAGTCAAAACCCCCAATATGCCAGTGCCCGATGAGCCCATTGTCCGGGTAACCACAGCCCAGGTGGATAACATCAGAAGTCAGCTCCAGCCAGGGCAAGAGTACGTGATCCGGGTTTTATCGGCGGGCAACTATGTGCAGGAGGAAAGGGAAATTCGTGTCTTTTTTGATGTTGTGCCCAACCGTCAAGTTTTCCGAGAGTCAGAAACCATTGCTACTATTTCCCTAGAATCTTCTGATTTTAGCGAAGCTGATGTGCAAAAACGAATTGATTATCTGTTGGCGGCGGCCCAATTCCGGGCTCGGCGGGAGGGAATCCTTGGTCCTATCCAGGTGGAGGATGGTCGCATTAAAACTTTGATCGACTTCATTGAACAACTCCAGCGCCAGTCCGATAATCCCCCCAATGAAGTGCGGGCGATCGCCGCAGAGAACACTTCCGTGGTGGGACCTCTCAAAATCAGAATTATTGCCCTGCGGGGAAGTCAGGTGGTTTTTGAAAACTGA
- a CDS encoding late competence development ComFB family protein, with protein sequence MDFLASESPAPVSSGVHVNVMETLVYEEIDKQLRFYPKNLRNYLNLTEVATYALNRLPPLYASSVKGVEEQRRVAARQYRSELTSAVRRAIAAVERDPLRSSEPIVSEIEVNYRGAENTLGQIQELLKRYRLLEPVNKEVTWENCLPLLRQAFLKLTTAQTPPPSTINERRSVPLPPLPPPVRTPSMDDRQIDPKNTLW encoded by the coding sequence ATGGATTTTCTCGCTTCCGAGTCTCCCGCCCCAGTCAGTTCCGGCGTTCATGTCAATGTGATGGAAACGTTGGTCTATGAGGAGATTGATAAGCAACTCCGTTTCTACCCCAAAAACCTGAGAAATTATCTCAATCTGACGGAGGTGGCCACCTATGCCCTCAACCGTTTGCCTCCCCTCTATGCTTCCAGTGTTAAGGGGGTGGAAGAGCAACGACGGGTGGCAGCCCGCCAATATCGCAGTGAGCTAACTTCCGCTGTTCGTCGGGCGATCGCCGCAGTGGAGAGGGATCCTTTACGCAGTTCAGAACCCATCGTTTCGGAAATTGAGGTGAACTATCGAGGGGCGGAAAATACCCTGGGACAAATTCAAGAATTACTCAAGCGTTACCGTCTCTTGGAGCCGGTGAATAAGGAGGTCACCTGGGAAAATTGTTTGCCCTTATTAAGGCAAGCTTTTTTAAAATTGACCACTGCCCAAACTCCGCCTCCTTCCACCATTAATGAACGGCGATCTGTACCATTACCACCTCTGCCTCCCCCCGTCAGAACGCCCTCCATGGACGACCGGCAGATTGATCCCAAAAACACCCTCTGGTAG
- a CDS encoding AAA-like domain-containing protein, translating into MSPIYLNLLQSTSYQVGGSLAANHPSYSQREADKELLAQLRGGKFCYVFNCRQMGKSSLRVRTMHQLQQDGVVCVSIDITSLGTEADPQKWYNGIITQLYLGLPLAGKVALKPWLREREQLSPIQKLREFVEAVILQTIGDRQIVIFIDEIDKVLSLPFSLDDFFSYIRFCYNQRADDREYNRLSFALFGVATPSDLIDNKTQTPFNIGQAIALTGFTLTEALPLSAGLPVDEVSAQEILREILVWTGGQPFLTQKVCELVAEALQEGDLDFQAQTIPTTIAQLIEEKIIRHWESNDEPVHFRTIGDRLLKDEARSGQLLGLYQEILHRGFIPADDSVEQTVLRLTGLVVKIEGQLRPYNPIYQAIFNAQWVSKELNKLRPYGTNLQAWINSDYQDSSRLLRGEALREALAWASSKNLSGVDYRYLNASQNQEQEASLAANQILTQANVKAKRMISFGIVVLMMSLGGSAIALSQAYFATLKQQRSQQGTELQRLGTSAQRQFTFDQIPGLVTALEAGHQLYHLVKADETLSQYPATSPLVSLQKILSQIAEKNILTGHRDGVTSVAISPHKNLIASASRDGAVRLWTPQGEFLREFTGHTGSLYRVAFAPNGKIFATAGQDQTVKIWDLDGNLLQTLRGHQDSVYSVSFSPDGETLVSTSRDRTVRLWHWRSGKTLTVLAGHTKSVDDAQFSPDGQTLVSVCRDGQIRLWNLQGNLIRQFGLPDVAFFGVSWHPQGNLLAVAGDDGTVRLWNTQGEIKATLSGHDEFVTRVVFSPDGKHLFSSSSNGSVIHWSSGGKMLKKYQSYPEAIFGLDLARNGTLLAIGAENNLVKLWDMTPKPDLISLNLPGMLGAVAENANTNTIALAMENEPLILFNTENQSRQVLSDTRQNFDRLQFNADGQWLLGQRGREWQLWRRQAELKQVKVWRTDIGRVYDVALRTSPQSPQLAIAMASGSGEIWLWQGEYNEYKNGDRVDGVELEDPMALALGNNVQRKEPIRSTSIHPTLPQLAAGDEQGNLTLWNFDGSLIKSIVAHGDRLNQLQYSPNGKYLLSAGREGTAKIWTVDGELLHTLRSDPLPIDQIAISPDSQWIATAASDGMVRLWDQRGNLRGEFTSASSSLLGLGFNEEGQWLLAVGQNGDLQSWPVTPEKERLRQLVEQGCNWLKDYLATESQPDQSYSPEFCHGDW; encoded by the coding sequence ATGTCCCCGATCTACCTAAATTTATTGCAATCAACCTCCTATCAGGTGGGGGGGAGCTTGGCCGCCAACCATCCCAGCTACAGTCAACGGGAGGCGGATAAAGAACTATTGGCCCAGTTGCGGGGGGGCAAATTTTGCTATGTGTTCAACTGCCGGCAGATGGGCAAATCTAGCCTACGGGTGCGTACCATGCATCAACTCCAACAGGATGGGGTGGTGTGTGTGTCCATTGACATTACCAGTTTGGGCACCGAAGCTGACCCACAGAAATGGTATAACGGCATTATTACCCAGCTTTACCTTGGTTTGCCTTTGGCGGGGAAGGTGGCCCTCAAGCCCTGGTTACGGGAGCGGGAACAACTCAGCCCGATCCAGAAGTTACGGGAATTTGTTGAAGCAGTTATTCTTCAGACCATTGGCGATCGCCAGATTGTCATTTTTATCGATGAAATTGATAAAGTATTGAGTCTGCCCTTTTCCCTGGATGACTTTTTTTCCTACATTCGTTTCTGCTATAACCAACGGGCTGATGACCGCGAATATAATCGCCTGAGTTTTGCCCTGTTTGGGGTGGCCACCCCTTCAGATTTAATTGATAACAAAACCCAAACGCCATTTAACATTGGCCAAGCCATTGCCCTAACAGGTTTTACCCTGACGGAAGCTCTGCCCCTGAGTGCTGGTTTGCCGGTGGACGAAGTTAGCGCCCAGGAAATTTTAAGGGAAATTCTAGTTTGGACAGGGGGTCAACCATTTTTAACCCAGAAGGTCTGTGAACTGGTGGCGGAAGCTTTACAGGAAGGGGATTTAGATTTCCAAGCTCAAACTATTCCTACTACCATTGCTCAACTGATTGAAGAAAAAATTATCCGCCATTGGGAGTCTAACGATGAACCAGTGCATTTCCGCACCATTGGCGATCGCCTATTGAAAGATGAGGCCCGTAGTGGACAACTGTTGGGACTGTACCAAGAAATTTTGCATCGGGGTTTTATCCCAGCGGACGATAGCGTCGAGCAAACCGTGTTACGTCTAACGGGACTGGTGGTGAAAATTGAGGGACAATTGCGACCCTATAACCCCATTTACCAAGCAATTTTTAATGCCCAATGGGTGAGCAAGGAACTGAACAAACTCCGGCCCTACGGCACCAACCTCCAAGCCTGGATCAATTCCGACTACCAAGACTCCTCCCGGTTACTGCGGGGGGAAGCCCTACGGGAGGCATTGGCCTGGGCCAGCAGTAAAAACCTCAGCGGGGTGGATTACCGCTACCTCAACGCCAGCCAAAATCAGGAACAGGAAGCTTCCCTAGCCGCCAACCAAATTTTGACCCAAGCTAACGTCAAGGCCAAACGGATGATTAGTTTTGGCATTGTGGTGCTGATGATGTCCCTGGGGGGGTCGGCGATCGCCTTGAGCCAGGCCTACTTTGCCACTCTCAAACAACAACGGAGCCAACAGGGTACGGAGTTGCAACGGCTAGGCACCAGCGCCCAGCGGCAATTTACCTTTGATCAAATTCCAGGATTGGTGACAGCTTTGGAAGCGGGGCATCAACTCTATCACCTGGTCAAAGCGGACGAAACCCTGAGCCAATATCCCGCCACCAGTCCTTTGGTCAGTTTGCAAAAAATCCTTAGTCAAATTGCCGAAAAAAATATTCTCACAGGGCATAGGGATGGGGTCACTAGTGTGGCCATCAGCCCCCACAAGAATTTGATTGCTTCCGCTTCCCGGGATGGGGCGGTGCGGCTTTGGACTCCCCAGGGGGAATTTTTGCGGGAATTCACCGGCCATACAGGTAGTCTATACCGGGTGGCTTTTGCCCCCAATGGCAAGATTTTCGCCACCGCTGGTCAAGATCAAACGGTCAAAATTTGGGACCTAGACGGTAATCTACTCCAAACCCTTAGGGGCCATCAAGATTCTGTCTACAGCGTTAGCTTTAGCCCCGATGGGGAAACATTAGTCTCCACTTCCCGGGATCGTACTGTGCGCCTTTGGCATTGGCGATCGGGAAAAACTTTGACTGTGCTGGCCGGGCATACCAAGTCCGTAGATGATGCCCAATTCAGCCCCGACGGCCAAACCCTAGTTAGTGTCTGTCGGGATGGGCAAATCCGCCTCTGGAATTTACAGGGCAATCTCATTCGTCAATTTGGTTTACCGGACGTGGCTTTTTTTGGGGTGAGTTGGCATCCCCAGGGAAATTTGCTGGCAGTAGCGGGGGACGATGGCACCGTCAGGCTCTGGAATACCCAGGGAGAGATTAAAGCAACCCTATCGGGCCACGATGAGTTTGTCACCAGGGTTGTTTTTTCCCCCGATGGTAAGCACTTATTTTCCAGTAGCAGTAATGGTAGTGTGATCCACTGGTCCAGCGGTGGCAAAATGCTGAAAAAATACCAGAGTTACCCGGAGGCAATTTTTGGTTTGGACCTGGCTCGCAATGGTACCCTGCTGGCCATTGGCGCGGAAAATAATTTGGTCAAGTTGTGGGATATGACTCCCAAACCGGATCTGATTAGTCTCAATTTGCCCGGCATGCTTGGGGCTGTGGCGGAAAATGCCAATACCAACACCATTGCTTTGGCCATGGAAAATGAGCCCTTGATTTTGTTCAATACAGAGAATCAAAGCCGACAGGTTTTATCCGACACTAGGCAAAACTTTGATCGCCTACAGTTCAATGCCGATGGTCAATGGTTATTGGGGCAACGGGGTCGGGAATGGCAACTGTGGCGACGCCAAGCCGAGCTTAAACAGGTCAAAGTCTGGAGAACGGACATCGGCCGTGTTTACGATGTGGCCCTACGTACCAGCCCCCAATCCCCCCAGTTGGCGATCGCCATGGCCAGTGGCAGCGGAGAAATTTGGCTTTGGCAGGGGGAATATAACGAATATAAAAATGGTGATAGGGTTGATGGGGTTGAATTGGAAGACCCCATGGCTCTGGCCCTGGGTAACAACGTGCAACGCAAAGAACCTATCCGTAGTACTAGCATTCACCCCACCTTGCCTCAATTAGCGGCTGGGGATGAACAGGGTAATCTCACCCTCTGGAATTTCGACGGCAGCCTGATTAAAAGTATTGTCGCCCACGGTGATCGCCTCAATCAACTGCAATACAGCCCCAATGGCAAGTATTTGCTCAGCGCTGGAAGGGAAGGCACCGCCAAAATTTGGACTGTGGACGGCGAACTATTGCATACCCTGAGAAGTGACCCCCTACCCATCGACCAAATTGCCATTAGCCCCGACAGCCAATGGATTGCCACCGCCGCCAGTGATGGCATGGTTAGACTATGGGATCAACGGGGCAACCTGCGGGGAGAATTTACCAGTGCCTCCAGTTCATTATTGGGACTAGGCTTTAACGAGGAAGGGCAATGGTTGCTTGCAGTGGGCCAGAACGGTGACCTCCAAAGTTGGCCCGTCACCCCAGAAAAAGAACGCCTCCGACAACTGGTGGAACAGGGCTGTAACTGGTTAAAAGACTACTTAGCCACGGAAAGTCAGCCAGACCAATCATATTCCCCTGAATTCTGCCATGGTGACTGGTAA
- a CDS encoding HhoA/HhoB/HtrA family serine endopeptidase — MAIHLKASHFGVAFLLLLCGGAIGAAGGRYLLSSGPTYSTENPSASTGAESFSPKDENYRSALPLSLPRSPQDDGELNFIARAVQKIGPAVVRIDAERVTNTENNPIQDQPFFRRFFGEEMPPNPDPREQGTGSGFILSANGEVLTNAHVVEGASTVKVTLKDGSVLEGKVVGIDTMTDVAVVKVEAENLPVVEIGQSDRLQAGEWAIAIGNPLGLDNTVTVGIISALGRSSSEVGVPDKRVRFIQTDAAINPGNSGGPLLNAKGEVIGVNTAIRADAQGLGFAIPIQTAQNVAENLFAKGKMEHPYLGIHMVTLSPEMTKQLRASGELPAGVTAETGVLIVQVSQGSPAAQAGLATGDIILEVGGVGVKTATDVQERVEVSQIGEPLAIAVKRRDKQEMIAVRPGPFPEDFNR; from the coding sequence ATGGCAATTCATCTGAAGGCATCACATTTCGGCGTGGCGTTCCTTTTGCTACTGTGCGGCGGGGCGATCGGTGCCGCAGGGGGACGCTATCTTCTGTCTTCAGGCCCAACCTATTCTACCGAGAACCCTTCGGCCAGCACTGGTGCTGAAAGTTTCTCCCCAAAGGATGAAAATTACCGCAGTGCCCTCCCCTTGTCTCTACCTCGTTCCCCCCAGGATGATGGGGAGTTAAATTTTATTGCCCGGGCTGTGCAGAAAATTGGCCCCGCGGTGGTCAGAATCGATGCGGAGAGAGTGACCAACACTGAGAATAATCCCATCCAGGATCAACCATTTTTTCGTCGCTTTTTTGGCGAAGAAATGCCCCCTAACCCCGATCCTAGGGAACAAGGCACTGGCTCTGGTTTTATCCTGAGTGCTAACGGGGAAGTTTTAACCAATGCCCATGTGGTAGAAGGGGCAAGCACCGTTAAGGTCACCCTCAAAGATGGTTCTGTCCTGGAAGGTAAAGTGGTAGGCATTGATACCATGACCGATGTGGCGGTGGTGAAAGTTGAAGCAGAAAATTTGCCCGTGGTGGAAATTGGCCAATCCGATCGCCTGCAGGCGGGGGAATGGGCCATCGCCATTGGTAATCCCTTGGGTTTAGACAACACTGTTACGGTAGGCATTATCAGTGCCCTGGGGCGTTCCAGTTCCGAGGTAGGGGTGCCGGACAAAAGGGTGCGTTTTATCCAAACCGATGCCGCCATTAATCCGGGTAATTCCGGTGGCCCTTTGCTTAATGCGAAAGGGGAAGTGATTGGAGTCAACACTGCCATCCGGGCCGATGCCCAGGGGCTAGGATTTGCCATTCCCATTCAAACAGCCCAAAATGTGGCCGAGAATTTATTCGCCAAGGGCAAAATGGAGCATCCCTACCTTGGCATCCACATGGTTACCCTCTCTCCAGAAATGACCAAGCAGTTGCGGGCTAGTGGGGAATTACCAGCCGGCGTGACAGCAGAAACAGGAGTTTTAATTGTCCAAGTTAGCCAAGGTTCTCCCGCAGCCCAAGCAGGATTAGCGACCGGAGACATTATTCTCGAAGTGGGGGGAGTGGGGGTTAAAACGGCCACTGACGTTCAAGAACGGGTGGAAGTCAGCCAAATTGGAGAACCATTGGCGATCGCCGTTAAGCGTCGGGATAAACAGGAAATGATCGCGGTGCGACCGGGGCCTTTTCCCGAAGACTTTAACCGTTAG
- a CDS encoding YoaK family protein → MKLLSNEQFIAGVLFSGVAGFIDAASFLGLNGLFTSHITGNLVIAATEIIGVGGKALWVRIAVIPVFMFAVLLTTVLARRHQLRLAHLISLETLVLLLFTITAVALDPTNHKSANNLPLFVTGSLGVFSMGMQNALMRESLGRIAPTTAMTNNLTQFTMDLTLISGLQSHARLQLSFQDLDASRTRLIKFGSSLLGFTIGAVYGGVLTAKFGLISLCFPLILMIFLSFRVELVFGNTSLDDKIK, encoded by the coding sequence ATGAAACTATTGTCAAATGAGCAGTTCATTGCCGGTGTGTTATTCAGTGGGGTAGCTGGTTTTATCGATGCAGCTAGCTTTTTAGGGCTCAATGGTCTCTTCACTTCTCACATCACGGGAAATCTGGTCATCGCAGCAACGGAAATCATTGGGGTAGGGGGAAAAGCTTTATGGGTTAGGATTGCAGTCATTCCGGTTTTTATGTTTGCTGTACTCTTGACCACTGTCCTCGCCCGTCGCCACCAACTACGGCTAGCCCATTTAATTAGCTTGGAAACTTTGGTCTTATTGCTGTTTACAATCACCGCAGTTGCCTTGGATCCAACTAACCATAAATCAGCTAATAACTTACCACTATTTGTGACTGGTTCTCTGGGGGTATTTTCCATGGGAATGCAAAATGCACTAATGCGGGAATCCCTGGGTCGCATTGCTCCCACCACTGCCATGACCAATAATTTAACTCAGTTCACTATGGATTTGACATTGATTAGCGGATTGCAAAGTCATGCTCGACTACAACTATCCTTTCAAGATCTTGATGCTTCCCGCACCAGATTAATCAAATTTGGTAGCTCCTTGCTTGGATTTACTATCGGTGCTGTCTACGGTGGAGTATTAACCGCTAAGTTTGGCTTAATTTCCCTATGTTTTCCCCTGATCTTGATGATATTTTTATCGTTCAGAGTGGAGTTGGTATTTGGAAACACTAGCCTTGATGACAAGATAAAATAA
- the proS gene encoding proline--tRNA ligase: MRLSQMLFVTLRDDPADAEIPSHKLLVRAGFIRRLGSGLYAYLPLMWRVLEKVKRIVQEEMNRTGAQECLLPQLQPSELWKMSGRWDTYTESEGIMFALRDRLERELGLGPTHEEVITAIAKEMIRSYRQLPVNLYQIQTKFRDEIRPRFGLMRGREFIMKDAYSFHSDEISLKATYGAMDQAYRNIFSRCGLDFRAVDADSGAIGGSGSQEFMVLADVGEDEILYTDDGLYAANVEKAVSLPSDAKPSPFSGYKKQSAPDTATIAKMCQCLDCDPSNVVKNVLYQAVYNNGKTVLVLVSIRGDQEVNEVKLTNELTKLAVNYESSNVLNLIVPDKNEQQKWSTKSLPLGYISPGISDDYIATNKQVVGKFLRLVDQTAVELTNFATGADEVDYHVTGANWGTDFILPKLVVDVRKALVGDRPVHDPTGEVKSARGIEVGHIFQLGTKYSQAMGATFTNEQGEEKPLVMGCYGIGVSRLAQAAVEQRYDKDGIIWPTAIAPYEVVIVVPNVGDGEQMQVAEQIYTELQAAGVDVLLDDRNERAGVKFKDSELVGIPYRIVTGKSLKQGQLEVVKRADKSVENLAIAAVVPTLTAWIQADKKAS; the protein is encoded by the coding sequence ATGCGACTGTCCCAGATGCTCTTTGTTACCCTCAGAGACGATCCGGCGGATGCGGAAATTCCCAGTCATAAACTTTTGGTAAGAGCTGGATTTATTCGCCGTTTGGGCAGTGGTCTGTATGCCTATTTGCCACTGATGTGGCGGGTGCTGGAAAAAGTTAAGCGCATTGTCCAGGAAGAAATGAATCGCACTGGGGCCCAGGAATGTTTATTGCCCCAACTACAGCCGTCGGAGCTGTGGAAAATGTCGGGGCGTTGGGATACCTATACGGAATCTGAGGGCATTATGTTTGCCCTACGGGATCGGCTGGAACGGGAATTGGGCCTAGGCCCCACCCACGAAGAAGTGATTACGGCGATCGCCAAGGAAATGATCCGTTCCTATCGTCAATTGCCGGTGAATTTATATCAAATCCAGACTAAATTCAGAGATGAAATTCGTCCCCGTTTTGGGCTGATGCGGGGGCGGGAATTCATTATGAAAGATGCCTATTCTTTCCACAGTGACGAAATTAGTTTAAAGGCAACCTACGGGGCCATGGACCAGGCCTACAGAAACATTTTTAGCCGCTGTGGGCTAGATTTCCGGGCGGTGGATGCGGATTCCGGGGCGATCGGTGGTTCTGGCTCCCAGGAATTTATGGTGCTAGCGGATGTCGGGGAAGATGAAATTCTTTACACCGACGATGGTTTATATGCTGCCAATGTGGAAAAAGCGGTGTCTCTCCCCTCCGATGCCAAGCCCTCCCCTTTCAGTGGGTACAAAAAACAGTCAGCCCCTGATACCGCCACGATCGCCAAGATGTGTCAATGCCTGGACTGTGACCCCAGCAATGTGGTGAAAAATGTTCTATATCAAGCGGTCTACAATAACGGCAAGACGGTTTTGGTACTGGTGAGCATTCGGGGTGATCAAGAAGTCAACGAAGTGAAGTTGACTAATGAGTTAACTAAGTTAGCGGTCAACTATGAAAGTAGTAATGTTTTAAATCTCATTGTTCCCGATAAAAACGAACAGCAAAAATGGTCTACAAAATCTTTACCTTTGGGCTATATTTCCCCTGGCATTAGTGATGATTACATTGCCACAAATAAACAGGTAGTAGGCAAATTTCTCCGTCTTGTGGATCAGACCGCAGTGGAGTTGACCAACTTTGCCACCGGGGCCGATGAAGTTGATTACCATGTCACCGGAGCTAACTGGGGCACCGACTTTATCCTCCCCAAACTGGTGGTGGATGTGCGTAAGGCCCTAGTCGGCGATCGCCCGGTGCACGATCCCACGGGGGAAGTGAAAAGTGCTCGGGGCATAGAAGTGGGGCATATTTTCCAGTTGGGTACCAAATATTCCCAAGCCATGGGAGCTACCTTTACCAACGAACAGGGAGAGGAAAAACCCTTGGTCATGGGTTGTTACGGCATTGGCGTATCCCGTTTAGCCCAAGCTGCTGTTGAGCAACGTTACGACAAAGACGGCATTATCTGGCCCACGGCGATCGCCCCCTATGAAGTAGTGATCGTGGTGCCCAACGTCGGGGATGGGGAACAAATGCAGGTGGCGGAGCAAATTTATACGGAATTACAAGCTGCTGGGGTGGATGTCCTGCTTGATGACCGCAACGAACGGGCTGGGGTTAAATTCAAAGATTCGGAACTAGTTGGTATTCCCTACCGCATTGTCACTGGCAAATCCCTCAAACAGGGCCAGTTGGAAGTGGTTAAGCGGGCCGATAAAAGCGTTGAAAATTTGGCGATCGCCGCAGTGGTACCCACCCTAACAGCTTGGATCCAAGCCGATAAAAAAGCTAGTTAA
- a CDS encoding CPBP family intramembrane glutamic endopeptidase: MSSSNSPSEMEPLSRTQILAVMGFTAVLLLIIAKLWQWWGDVTLLKISFNVPDALLGLGLAAAIILTSGLIYRVWPAYRASADAYLAFVIKPLVWADLLWLGLLPGLSEELLFRGVMLSALGGGVLAVVVSSLVFGVLHLSSTEQWPYVVWATVVGLVLGYGAIASGNLLVPIVAHILTNWVSSALWKFNHRQG, from the coding sequence GTGTCTTCATCCAATAGTCCTTCCGAAATGGAACCCCTGAGCCGTACCCAAATTCTGGCGGTGATGGGATTCACAGCGGTGTTACTGCTGATCATTGCTAAACTTTGGCAGTGGTGGGGGGATGTCACCCTATTGAAAATCAGTTTCAATGTCCCAGATGCTTTATTAGGGTTGGGCTTGGCAGCGGCAATTATTCTGACCAGTGGATTGATCTATCGGGTTTGGCCCGCCTATCGTGCCAGTGCCGATGCCTATCTCGCCTTTGTCATTAAACCCTTAGTGTGGGCAGACTTGCTCTGGTTGGGACTATTGCCCGGTTTAAGCGAAGAATTACTGTTTCGGGGAGTGATGCTTTCCGCTTTGGGGGGAGGTGTTTTGGCGGTGGTGGTTTCTAGCTTAGTATTTGGCGTTTTACACCTCAGCAGTACGGAACAATGGCCCTACGTGGTTTGGGCAACGGTGGTGGGGCTGGTGCTGGGCTATGGGGCGATCGCCAGTGGTAATTTATTGGTGCCCATTGTGGCCCATATTCTCACCAATTGGGTTTCCAGTGCCCTGTGGAAATTCAACCATCGCCAAGGATAA
- the ntcA gene encoding global nitrogen regulator NtcA encodes MDQSLTQDRPLAAVFRRLGNELMPPVVETFERSKTIFFPGDPAERVYFLLKGAVKLSRVYEAGEEITVALLRENSVFGVLSLVTGQRSDRFYHAVAFTPVELLSAPIEQVEQALKEHPDLSLLMLQGLSSRILQTEMMIETLAHRDMGSRLVSFLLILCRDFGVPAPDGIRIDLKLSHQAIAEAIGSTRVTVTRLLGDLREGNMISITKKKITVHNPVALSQQFT; translated from the coding sequence ATGGACCAGTCCCTAACCCAAGATCGCCCTCTAGCGGCAGTTTTCCGACGCTTAGGCAATGAGTTGATGCCCCCGGTGGTGGAAACTTTTGAGCGCAGTAAAACAATTTTTTTCCCCGGCGATCCGGCGGAGCGGGTTTATTTTTTGCTCAAGGGGGCGGTGAAGTTATCTCGAGTTTACGAGGCCGGTGAGGAAATTACCGTCGCTCTGTTGAGGGAGAACAGTGTTTTTGGGGTACTATCCTTAGTGACAGGGCAACGTTCCGACCGTTTTTACCATGCGGTGGCGTTCACTCCGGTGGAGTTACTTTCTGCTCCTATTGAACAGGTGGAACAGGCCCTTAAGGAGCATCCTGACCTGTCATTGCTGATGTTGCAAGGGCTTTCTTCCCGCATTTTGCAGACGGAAATGATGATTGAAACCCTAGCTCACCGAGATATGGGTTCTCGTTTAGTTAGCTTTTTGTTAATCCTCTGTCGGGATTTTGGCGTACCGGCTCCAGACGGCATTCGCATTGACCTCAAGTTGTCTCACCAGGCGATCGCCGAAGCCATTGGTTCTACGAGGGTGACGGTGACCCGCTTGTTGGGGGACTTGCGGGAAGGCAATATGATCTCCATCACAAAAAAGAAAATTACTGTGCATAATCCCGTTGCTCTCAGTCAACAGTTTACCTAG